One segment of Methylotuvimicrobium sp. KM2 DNA contains the following:
- a CDS encoding mitochondrial fission ELM1 family protein, whose protein sequence is MDNQSLGLAKALGLEIEQKRICLTWPWRHLPSRFCFAPLRFLGAGSSDFNPPWPDVVIGTGRRTVAVALAIKKASGGKTFNIRIQNPYYAYSKFDVIVTPRHDGLSGPNIVNSIGGLHTITPTRLKLAAEHFAPQFADLPRPLIAVMVGGSNKCYRMTAQIGRQLGARLAALSKETGAGILLTTSRRTDAEVEAVLREELSDTPSFIWDGYGENPYLGFLSLADAIFVTADSVNMVSEACTTGKPVYVIELDGGSDKFNRFHQIMQSEGYTRPFRGKLENWTYSPLDDVGNAAREIGRRMSLKTNLKT, encoded by the coding sequence ATGGACAACCAATCGCTTGGTTTAGCCAAGGCATTAGGTTTAGAAATCGAACAAAAGCGGATTTGCTTGACCTGGCCATGGCGGCATTTGCCGTCGCGTTTTTGTTTTGCGCCATTGCGTTTTTTGGGGGCGGGTAGCTCGGACTTCAATCCGCCCTGGCCCGATGTCGTGATCGGGACCGGACGACGCACGGTGGCCGTGGCTCTGGCAATAAAAAAAGCCAGTGGCGGCAAAACCTTCAATATTCGCATACAAAATCCTTACTACGCCTACAGTAAGTTTGATGTCATTGTTACGCCGAGACATGACGGCTTGTCGGGTCCGAATATCGTGAACAGCATCGGCGGACTCCATACGATTACACCGACTCGTCTCAAGCTTGCCGCCGAGCATTTTGCGCCGCAATTTGCCGACCTGCCGCGCCCTTTAATTGCCGTAATGGTGGGGGGTTCCAATAAATGTTATCGAATGACGGCGCAAATTGGCAGGCAGCTCGGTGCAAGGCTAGCGGCATTGTCAAAAGAAACCGGAGCAGGCATTTTATTGACGACTTCCCGGCGCACCGACGCCGAAGTCGAAGCGGTGTTGCGTGAAGAGCTGAGCGATACGCCTTCGTTTATTTGGGACGGTTACGGGGAAAATCCGTATTTGGGTTTTCTAAGCTTGGCAGATGCGATTTTTGTAACCGCCGATTCAGTCAATATGGTTTCCGAAGCATGCACGACCGGAAAACCGGTTTATGTCATAGAACTTGACGGCGGCTCGGATAAATTCAATCGATTTCATCAAATCATGCAATCGGAAGGCTATACAAGGCCTTTTAGAGGAAAGCTGGAAAACTGGACTTACTCGCCGCTCGACGATGTCGGCAATGCTGCTCGGGAAATTGGCCGGCGAATGAGCTTGAAAACCAACTTAAAAACTTGA
- a CDS encoding glycosyltransferase family 4 protein, with product MSNHKITVIQVLPALNSGGVEKGTLEIGRYLVEQGHESIVVSASGGLVQSLIDEGSRHIEADIGAKKLSTLKYIPWFKQLMRDIRPDIVHVRSRLPAWVVYLAWKSLPENERPRLISTFHGQHSVNHYSAIMTKSERIITVSEMMRDYILRSYPDVDPEKISVIYRGVDTTLYNPNFFPDQNWLDHWMATYPQTRNKPLLTFAGRLSRRKGIEDFIQIIAELKRSGLPLHGLIVGETSPKKKEYRQELERLIHEKQLNNDITFTGHRSDLQNIIAISKIVFSLSKKPESFGRTVTESLSLGVPVVGYSHGGVKEQLERLFPEGKIEVGNVNEAAEVTRQILTGSPVYIKRNDIFTLASMCSETLNTYRELMTDKSRSALDR from the coding sequence ATGTCTAATCATAAAATCACGGTAATTCAAGTTTTGCCAGCCTTAAACAGCGGCGGAGTCGAAAAGGGCACGCTCGAAATCGGTCGTTACTTGGTCGAACAGGGGCATGAATCGATTGTCGTTTCGGCGTCCGGGGGCTTGGTGCAATCATTAATCGACGAAGGTAGCCGGCATATCGAAGCGGACATTGGCGCCAAAAAACTGTCAACGTTGAAATATATTCCGTGGTTCAAACAACTAATGCGGGATATTCGCCCGGACATCGTTCACGTCCGCTCGAGGCTACCCGCTTGGGTGGTTTATTTGGCCTGGAAAAGCCTACCTGAAAATGAAAGACCTCGACTCATTTCAACTTTTCATGGTCAGCATTCAGTCAATCATTACAGTGCGATCATGACCAAAAGCGAGCGTATCATCACCGTCTCTGAAATGATGCGTGATTACATTCTGCGCTCTTACCCCGATGTCGATCCTGAAAAAATTTCGGTGATCTACCGAGGCGTCGATACGACGCTGTATAACCCGAATTTTTTTCCCGATCAAAACTGGCTGGATCATTGGATGGCTACTTATCCGCAAACGCGAAATAAGCCGTTGCTGACTTTCGCGGGACGCTTGTCTCGCCGCAAAGGCATTGAAGACTTCATCCAAATTATCGCCGAATTGAAACGATCAGGCCTACCCCTGCACGGGCTGATCGTCGGCGAGACCTCGCCTAAGAAAAAAGAATACAGACAAGAACTCGAACGGCTGATCCACGAGAAACAATTGAACAATGACATCACGTTTACCGGCCACCGAAGCGACTTGCAAAACATCATCGCAATCTCGAAAATCGTTTTTTCCCTGTCGAAAAAACCGGAGTCCTTCGGTCGCACCGTTACCGAGTCTTTGAGCCTGGGCGTTCCGGTTGTTGGCTACAGTCACGGCGGCGTCAAGGAACAACTGGAGCGATTATTTCCGGAAGGCAAGATCGAAGTCGGAAATGTGAACGAGGCCGCCGAGGTCACTCGACAAATATTGACCGGAAGCCCCGTTTATATCAAGCGTAATGATATTTTCACGTTGGCGAGCATGTGCTCAGAAACGTTAAACACCTATCGAGAATTAATGACTGATAAAAGCCGCTCTGCTCTCGACCGCTAA
- a CDS encoding glycosyltransferase family 10 produces MIKEALKSSPPIVVKFLAKTESRMFMRQFPRNTNTWGSCTFSFDPDLEDYDWLVVYDDLPKVGGERFSLREEKLRCPKQNTLLITTEPSTIKVYGSSYTAQFSHVLTSQENFALAHYNRIFSQPALIWFYGIGKQTEIPYDRLAAMQPNKSLTISTVCSSKQQKHTLHNQRYRFTQALKKRLPELEIFGHGVRDMDDKAIALDAYRYHIAIENFVGDHHWTEKLADAFLGFALPFYFGCTNVEDYFPKESFIYIDIFDVEKSYRIIKNAIENHEYEKRLPFILEARRRVLESYNLFSVLSQHIERHHEPTKSLAHDIMIRSRKAINKQSLLSSVRYFHEKYRVNRYRKRQLKNPS; encoded by the coding sequence ATGATAAAAGAAGCACTCAAATCGTCACCCCCTATCGTCGTCAAGTTTCTCGCTAAAACGGAATCGCGCATGTTCATGCGACAATTCCCAAGAAATACAAATACTTGGGGATCATGTACCTTTAGTTTCGATCCGGACTTGGAAGATTACGATTGGCTAGTCGTCTATGACGACTTACCTAAAGTCGGCGGCGAACGTTTTTCGTTACGCGAAGAAAAGCTCCGTTGTCCTAAACAAAACACGCTGTTGATAACGACCGAACCTTCGACAATTAAAGTATACGGCAGCTCCTATACGGCTCAATTCAGTCATGTTTTGACCAGTCAGGAAAATTTTGCACTTGCGCACTATAACAGAATTTTTTCTCAGCCGGCCTTGATTTGGTTTTACGGAATCGGCAAGCAAACCGAAATTCCCTATGACCGTCTCGCGGCCATGCAACCGAACAAAAGTCTTACGATTTCGACGGTCTGTTCCAGTAAACAGCAAAAACACACCCTACACAATCAACGTTATCGATTTACTCAAGCGCTAAAAAAACGTCTGCCCGAGCTGGAAATATTCGGCCACGGTGTTCGCGACATGGATGATAAGGCTATCGCACTCGATGCTTATCGTTATCACATCGCCATCGAAAACTTTGTCGGCGATCATCATTGGACCGAAAAACTGGCTGATGCCTTTTTAGGCTTTGCGCTGCCTTTTTACTTCGGCTGCACCAATGTCGAGGATTATTTTCCGAAGGAAAGTTTCATTTATATCGATATTTTCGATGTAGAAAAATCTTACCGCATCATTAAAAACGCCATCGAAAACCACGAATACGAAAAGCGTTTACCTTTCATTCTTGAAGCCCGCCGCCGGGTTTTGGAGAGCTATAATTTATTTTCGGTTCTCAGCCAGCACATCGAACGACATCATGAACCGACAAAGTCATTAGCGCATGACATCATGATCCGCTCCCGCAAAGCGATCAATAAACAATCGTTGCTCAGCTCTGTTCGCTATTTCCATGAAAAATATCGCGTCAACCGCTACCGAAAACGGCAATTAAAAAATCCTTCTTAG